The following coding sequences lie in one Pontibacter sp. G13 genomic window:
- a CDS encoding molybdopterin-dependent oxidoreductase has protein sequence MRNETFKSTCSYCGVGCGILVHKDAKGGVEVSGDPDHPVNKGMLCSKGRTLHHVVQDTSDRIKYPQMRWSRNHPLERVSWDQGLERAAAVFRSIARNHGPDSVGFYVSGQCLTEEYYLVNKLVKGYLGTNNVDTNSRLCMSSAVAGYIKTFGEDAVPISYDDIELADCFLIAGANPAWCHPILFRRIEKHKLRHPDTKIVVVDPRQTASCSIADLHLQINPGTDTLLYLAIGKRLLEAGWVDQAFIDLHTEGFEAYKSLLADISLKKAAKACGVSVADIKLAAQYIGKAKGFISMWAMGLNQSVVGVDKNVALLNLSLLTGQVGKPGAGPFSLTGQPNAMGGREVGGMSTLLAAHKNQQNPEHRQEVADFWGVESLPDQPGLTATQMFDALEDGTLKAIWIICTNPMVSLPNSRSMERALKAAKFVVVQDISYRSDTAAFADLLLPAAGWLEKAGTMTNSDRRISLLPKVLDAPGEALPDAEILWRFARKMGFKGFDYRDVKEVYDEHCRLTKGTEIDISGLSHQRLKNEGTFQWPVPFQDHQGTARLFEDGRFFTETGRARFNNPQYLQNQSPPPSTQFPLILTTGRVRDQWHTMTRTGKVNKLLTHAPIPFLEIHPEDALKRQLRNGQVALVKNDNGTVRVKVRTTKTIKEGVVFLPMHWGKILGKDFGRANNLTDNRYDPISKEPDFKYSRVQVEPYSKPKQRICVIGAGAAAYRFVQSYRKLNRVDEIQVFSKESDPFYNRVLLPEYVSEDLKWEDLQKLKKGELAKLKIRIHAGTGIQNIDRSAQTITDDQGQVHPYDILIGATGSRPFVPRDVAIHLPGVFTMRYRTDADDLREYLNASGLPKPRQNVLIVGGGLLGLELAAALRKQGVSITIVHRASRLMIRQLDTVASNLLAEDVLERGIQVYFDNEVSTIVESDSQKGLTATLKSGKIISCTAVVYAIGTRPNIDLFKQSGLSCGRGVLVNEYLQSSDHQVFAVGEIAEFQQKLYGITAAAEQQADVLSQYLAGDWGSGYRGSVPMNILKFEDLNLCSIGEVQVPKHDAEYEEVIFTDLSKRYYKKCVIKNDRLVGAILLGDKSEFAEFKMLIEDRIELSEKRNELLRSQSGAEPVEGRLVCSCNPVGEGNISRKVAGGTTEFDVLCKETGAGLGCGSCKPEIQEILENSLKAITT, from the coding sequence ATGAGAAATGAAACATTCAAATCGACTTGCTCATACTGTGGAGTAGGATGTGGAATATTGGTCCACAAGGACGCCAAAGGCGGGGTAGAGGTTTCGGGAGATCCTGATCACCCTGTCAACAAAGGCATGTTGTGCTCCAAAGGCCGGACGCTTCATCATGTGGTCCAAGACACTTCAGATCGGATAAAGTATCCCCAAATGCGATGGAGTCGAAATCATCCGCTTGAACGTGTATCATGGGATCAAGGCCTAGAGCGAGCAGCTGCTGTATTCCGATCAATTGCAAGGAATCATGGCCCTGATTCGGTGGGATTCTATGTTTCTGGACAGTGTCTAACTGAAGAATATTACCTTGTCAATAAACTGGTGAAAGGATATCTCGGAACCAATAATGTCGATACCAACTCGAGACTCTGTATGAGTTCAGCGGTGGCGGGATACATCAAGACGTTTGGGGAGGATGCTGTACCGATTTCCTATGACGATATCGAACTGGCTGATTGTTTTCTCATTGCAGGGGCTAATCCAGCTTGGTGTCACCCGATCCTATTTAGACGAATCGAGAAACATAAACTCCGACATCCAGATACCAAAATTGTCGTGGTGGACCCCCGACAGACAGCCAGTTGCTCGATTGCAGATCTACACCTCCAAATCAATCCAGGAACTGATACACTTCTTTATCTAGCGATCGGAAAGCGCCTATTAGAAGCTGGCTGGGTAGATCAAGCATTTATTGATTTACATACAGAGGGATTCGAGGCCTACAAATCCCTTTTGGCTGACATCTCCCTAAAAAAAGCCGCCAAAGCATGTGGAGTTTCAGTGGCCGATATAAAATTGGCAGCTCAATATATCGGGAAAGCTAAGGGGTTTATCTCCATGTGGGCAATGGGGCTGAACCAAAGCGTAGTTGGGGTAGACAAGAATGTGGCCTTATTGAACCTATCTCTCCTCACTGGACAGGTCGGAAAGCCGGGGGCTGGACCATTTTCCTTGACTGGCCAACCTAATGCCATGGGAGGAAGGGAAGTAGGGGGAATGTCCACCCTGCTTGCGGCACATAAGAATCAACAGAATCCGGAACACAGACAGGAAGTGGCTGACTTTTGGGGGGTTGAATCTTTGCCTGATCAACCCGGTCTGACCGCAACTCAAATGTTTGATGCCCTCGAGGATGGGACTCTGAAGGCTATTTGGATTATCTGCACCAATCCCATGGTGAGCCTCCCAAATTCTAGAAGCATGGAGCGCGCACTCAAGGCGGCTAAGTTTGTGGTGGTTCAGGACATTTCCTACAGGTCAGATACTGCAGCCTTCGCTGATCTTCTACTCCCAGCCGCGGGGTGGTTGGAGAAGGCGGGCACAATGACCAATTCTGATCGAAGAATCAGTTTATTGCCCAAGGTGCTGGATGCACCGGGAGAAGCATTGCCTGATGCCGAAATACTTTGGCGATTTGCCCGAAAAATGGGATTCAAGGGATTCGATTACAGAGATGTCAAGGAAGTGTATGATGAGCATTGCCGTTTAACCAAAGGAACAGAGATAGACATATCGGGATTGAGTCATCAGCGGTTGAAAAATGAAGGTACTTTCCAATGGCCTGTGCCATTTCAAGATCATCAGGGAACCGCTAGACTTTTTGAAGATGGCAGGTTTTTTACGGAAACTGGACGGGCACGCTTCAATAATCCCCAATACCTCCAAAATCAATCTCCCCCTCCTAGTACTCAATTTCCTTTGATCCTGACTACAGGTCGCGTTCGTGATCAATGGCATACCATGACACGGACTGGGAAGGTCAATAAGCTCTTGACCCATGCACCAATTCCTTTTTTGGAGATTCATCCTGAAGATGCCCTGAAGCGACAATTGCGGAATGGGCAGGTGGCCTTGGTGAAAAATGACAATGGGACAGTAAGAGTCAAGGTACGAACCACCAAAACAATCAAAGAAGGGGTCGTATTCCTACCTATGCATTGGGGAAAGATTTTGGGGAAGGATTTTGGCCGGGCTAACAATCTAACGGATAACCGATATGACCCCATCTCCAAGGAGCCGGATTTTAAATATTCACGCGTACAGGTAGAACCATATTCGAAGCCCAAGCAGCGAATATGTGTGATTGGAGCTGGAGCTGCAGCGTACAGATTCGTTCAAAGCTATCGAAAGTTAAATCGGGTAGATGAGATTCAGGTATTCTCTAAGGAATCAGACCCTTTTTATAATCGTGTATTGCTCCCCGAGTATGTCAGTGAAGACTTGAAATGGGAAGATCTTCAAAAGCTGAAAAAAGGAGAATTAGCAAAACTAAAGATCCGAATTCATGCTGGTACAGGAATCCAGAATATTGATAGATCTGCCCAAACCATCACAGATGATCAAGGCCAAGTTCATCCTTACGACATTTTGATTGGGGCTACCGGGAGTAGGCCTTTCGTTCCGAGAGATGTGGCGATTCACCTTCCGGGCGTATTCACCATGAGATATCGGACGGATGCTGATGACTTGCGCGAATATCTCAATGCCTCAGGTTTGCCTAAACCACGGCAAAATGTTCTCATCGTAGGGGGGGGATTGCTAGGACTTGAATTGGCAGCAGCTCTTCGTAAACAAGGGGTTTCGATTACCATCGTTCATCGCGCTTCTCGATTGATGATTCGGCAATTGGATACTGTTGCTTCCAACCTACTGGCTGAAGATGTGTTGGAAAGGGGCATTCAAGTGTATTTCGACAATGAGGTTAGTACCATCGTAGAATCTGATTCCCAAAAGGGACTGACTGCTACCTTGAAAAGTGGAAAGATCATTTCTTGTACTGCGGTGGTATACGCCATCGGTACAAGACCCAATATTGACCTTTTCAAACAATCGGGTTTATCCTGCGGAAGAGGAGTGTTAGTTAATGAATATCTTCAGTCTTCTGATCATCAGGTGTTTGCTGTTGGGGAAATTGCCGAGTTTCAACAAAAACTTTACGGGATTACAGCCGCCGCGGAACAACAAGCTGATGTGTTGTCACAGTATTTAGCAGGAGATTGGGGAAGTGGATATCGTGGTTCTGTTCCCATGAATATCCTAAAATTCGAAGACTTGAATCTTTGCTCAATAGGTGAAGTTCAAGTTCCCAAACACGATGCTGAATACGAGGAGGTGATTTTTACCGACCTGAGTAAACGGTACTACAAGAAATGTGTCATCAAAAATGACAGGCTTGTAGGTGCTATCTTGTTAGGAGACAAATCTGAGTTTGCGGAATTCAAAATGCTCATAGAGGATCGCATCGAGCTATCCGAAAAACGAAATGAATTGTTGCGATCTCAATCAGGTGCAGAGCCTGTAGAGGGGCGCTTGGTATGTTCCTGTAATCCAGTTGGGGAAGGAAATATTTCCAGGAAGGTAGCAGGAGGTACTACTGAGTTTGATGTCCTTTGTAAGGAAACAGGTGCGGGGCTAGGATGTGGAAGTTGCAAGCCTGAAATTCAAGAAATCCTAGAAAACTCCTTGAAAGCAATCACCACATAG
- a CDS encoding rubredoxin domain-containing protein yields the protein MKMNLQRILVKGGVLSPSELKQIIEMAELMGLDSIHLGSRQDIIFPKAEKAVDVQEQFPGLTLEYVKDRKFQNIVSSYVSADISPSTPWLSGAVYLNILEQFNEDSRIEINLTDPLQPLVPLFSGNLNFIASEEEDYWYLYLRFDHWSQIHCYPVLIFSWDIARVAQTIEGLYEDASDAQSLFEMVNQILDANNRTLSGPLKLPFQTFPYYEGMNKMSIDQYWLGLYWRNNRYDLKFLKAMCDLSLEGKIGKICLTPWKSLVVKGISRQQKLAWEKLLGRFGINVRHSSLELNWHLPLADEEALELKRYIVRNFDQNDISTYGLTFSIRSDYGVNFTSIVIEKNPIPSIVRQYQIRPTYNVLYCEDFNPNRQQYITYAQDVDKIELPGLLMELSQLYFEQLGETSEVEPEIQDGIVTSSTQVEIDDYQCLDCHTIYDSRYGDIEQSIPVGMPFEQLPDTYVCPVCEAPKDRYRSRRLQSSDFAEIVE from the coding sequence ATGAAGATGAATCTACAAAGGATACTGGTCAAAGGTGGCGTGCTGTCCCCAAGTGAGCTCAAGCAAATCATTGAGATGGCCGAATTGATGGGACTAGATTCCATTCATTTGGGGTCCCGTCAGGATATCATATTTCCTAAGGCTGAAAAAGCAGTGGATGTCCAAGAGCAGTTCCCGGGGCTCACGCTTGAATACGTCAAGGATCGCAAATTCCAGAACATTGTTAGCTCCTATGTTTCCGCTGATATTTCTCCTTCCACCCCTTGGCTCAGTGGGGCGGTGTATCTCAATATCCTAGAGCAATTCAATGAAGACAGTAGGATTGAGATTAATTTGACAGATCCCCTTCAACCCTTAGTACCGCTATTCTCTGGAAACCTCAATTTCATAGCCTCTGAAGAAGAAGATTATTGGTATTTGTATCTCCGGTTTGATCATTGGAGTCAAATTCATTGTTACCCCGTTTTGATATTCTCTTGGGATATCGCGCGTGTCGCCCAAACCATAGAAGGATTGTATGAAGATGCCTCGGATGCTCAGAGTCTTTTCGAGATGGTCAATCAAATCCTTGATGCCAATAACCGGACCCTTTCGGGTCCCTTGAAGCTGCCATTTCAGACTTTCCCCTATTATGAAGGGATGAATAAAATGAGCATAGATCAATACTGGCTCGGATTATATTGGAGAAACAACCGATATGATCTTAAGTTTCTGAAAGCGATGTGTGATCTCAGTCTGGAGGGAAAAATCGGGAAAATCTGTCTGACACCATGGAAATCTTTGGTGGTAAAAGGAATCAGTAGGCAACAAAAACTGGCTTGGGAAAAGTTGTTGGGGAGGTTTGGAATCAACGTCCGACATTCATCTCTAGAACTGAATTGGCACCTTCCCTTGGCCGATGAGGAAGCCCTTGAGTTGAAGCGATACATCGTGAGGAATTTCGACCAGAATGACATCAGTACCTACGGACTGACCTTTTCCATCCGCAGTGACTATGGTGTGAATTTTACCTCGATCGTCATCGAAAAAAATCCCATTCCGTCTATTGTACGTCAATATCAGATTCGGCCTACCTATAACGTCCTTTACTGTGAGGACTTCAATCCCAATCGTCAACAATACATTACCTATGCTCAGGATGTAGACAAAATTGAATTGCCCGGCCTACTGATGGAGCTCAGCCAATTATATTTTGAGCAACTGGGGGAGACTTCTGAGGTAGAGCCTGAGATTCAGGATGGTATCGTTACATCCTCGACCCAGGTGGAGATTGATGATTATCAATGCTTGGACTGTCATACCATTTACGATAGTCGGTATGGTGATATAGAACAATCTATCCCCGTGGGAATGCCCTTCGAACAGCTACCTGATACGTATGTTTGTCCCGTCTGCGAAGCTCCCAAGGATCGATACCGATCTCGTAGACTTCAATCTTCAGATTTCGCGGAAATTGTGGAATAG
- a CDS encoding protein phosphatase 2C domain-containing protein, translating to MKRGYFHPNHCEDFLMTAKLSPEKTMAVVLDGCSMGVYSVFAAHLLGKVLRASAQSVYAQNFRNSSALTLGESLTEIMQITWSELIRIRQQLQLTRTELLTTMILAVVDEDEKQAEILIAGDGVVQVDQDFIEFDQGNKPDYLGYHLNKTFEDWRADHTQQLSVPEFRDLSISTDGILSFQNLEAKELHFPIEEAIHELLVDRSGSDSSQMLKHKAHQLERHKGLVCTDDLAIIRMIAQE from the coding sequence TTGAAACGTGGATATTTCCACCCTAATCACTGCGAAGACTTCTTAATGACTGCCAAGCTCTCTCCGGAAAAGACAATGGCGGTAGTTTTGGATGGATGCAGTATGGGAGTATACTCGGTATTTGCAGCCCATTTGCTCGGCAAAGTTCTGCGTGCTTCGGCACAGTCGGTATATGCACAAAACTTCCGGAACTCTTCGGCACTAACTTTGGGAGAATCATTGACCGAAATCATGCAAATTACATGGTCAGAATTAATTAGGATTCGTCAACAACTACAATTGACAAGAACTGAGTTGCTGACTACCATGATTTTAGCGGTAGTCGATGAGGATGAAAAGCAGGCAGAGATCTTGATCGCCGGAGATGGTGTGGTACAGGTCGACCAAGATTTTATAGAATTTGATCAAGGAAACAAACCTGACTATCTGGGATATCATTTGAACAAAACCTTCGAAGATTGGAGAGCTGATCACACTCAGCAGTTATCTGTACCTGAATTTAGAGATCTATCCATTTCCACCGATGGAATCTTGTCTTTTCAAAATTTGGAAGCCAAAGAACTTCATTTCCCTATTGAAGAAGCCATCCACGAATTATTGGTGGATCGATCTGGTAGCGACTCTTCCCAAATGCTCAAGCATAAAGCCCATCAGCTTGAAAGACATAAAGGCCTTGTTTGCACAGACGATTTGGCAATTATTCGCATGATTGCTCAGGAATGA
- a CDS encoding class I SAM-dependent methyltransferase produces the protein MQNPIDRFSDASQDYRKYRPVYPDSLFEEVLQWVPFRGNAWDCGTGNGQVASVLAKSFKWVDATDLSEAQLAQATQMDNVRYQVARSEQTPFRDHQFDLITVAQAVHWFDIEAFEREINRVAKPGAVLAIWGYGLLRVSAEIDHFIGSFYRDIIGPYWDPQRSHIDDGYSRIRFGFRRIGTFRQHQIQVRWSFSELLGYLNSWSSVKKAKKLHPTWDPVSELSKEIKPFWSPNSHKPISFPIFVHLWKIDEAANDSGIVD, from the coding sequence ATGCAAAATCCTATAGACAGATTTTCAGATGCTTCCCAAGATTACCGCAAATACCGTCCAGTGTATCCTGATTCTCTTTTTGAGGAAGTCCTTCAGTGGGTTCCCTTTAGGGGAAATGCTTGGGACTGCGGAACGGGAAATGGACAGGTTGCCAGTGTATTGGCGAAAAGCTTCAAATGGGTGGATGCGACTGATCTGAGTGAGGCCCAGCTTGCACAAGCCACTCAAATGGATAATGTTCGATATCAGGTAGCTAGATCAGAACAGACCCCATTTAGGGATCATCAGTTTGATTTGATTACGGTGGCTCAAGCAGTTCATTGGTTTGACATAGAAGCTTTTGAACGAGAGATTAATCGGGTTGCCAAACCAGGGGCAGTTTTGGCTATTTGGGGATATGGGCTATTGAGGGTATCCGCTGAAATCGATCATTTTATCGGATCCTTTTATAGGGATATAATTGGGCCCTATTGGGACCCCCAAAGGTCTCATATCGATGATGGGTATTCCCGAATTCGATTTGGATTTCGAAGGATTGGCACATTTAGACAGCATCAGATTCAAGTTAGATGGTCATTTTCTGAATTGTTAGGATATCTTAACTCGTGGTCGAGTGTCAAAAAAGCAAAAAAACTTCATCCAACTTGGGACCCTGTGTCTGAACTTAGCAAGGAAATCAAGCCATTCTGGAGTCCCAATTCTCATAAGCCCATCTCCTTTCCAATTTTTGTTCATTTATGGAAAATAGATGAAGCGGCGAATGATTCGGGAATTGTTGATTGA
- a CDS encoding T9SS type A sorting domain-containing protein, with amino-acid sequence MNLRAYSFPIWALTMIFWLGLNVNALAQSNHLAVSGLGNSFPSYTFTGDEFTLAIEVRNLDQNQSWSQPIDILYQVDNGPTLVMAQNFQPINPVLPGASTTIIIEDFTLEEASILGGGGGGAINHTIIVWPMRPGLGQSDEDEFSFSFEFLPDWVARTLTISNPSIPGTINPTQSVDVAFTVTNADPNLILHHDIEIWYSIDGGPGQLMGTHELEEVVLPGGEVVVELSDVTLNVGGGGGGGLNHTIIVWPMAFAVEQFGNVIHNFTVENPGKRNGILPSTWFNPVSNQLAQIIQSGGSNPSLEISPALERTASVRVFDLQGKVLLNTKASANDRIELDQLPTGLYIYQVSLDEIQSQAIFSVRK; translated from the coding sequence ATGAACCTGCGGGCATACTCCTTCCCAATATGGGCCCTGACCATGATCTTTTGGTTGGGTCTTAACGTTAATGCTCTGGCTCAGTCCAATCACTTGGCGGTGTCTGGATTGGGAAACTCTTTTCCGAGTTATACCTTTACAGGTGATGAGTTCACCTTGGCTATCGAGGTTCGAAATCTCGATCAGAACCAATCGTGGTCTCAACCTATTGATATCCTTTATCAAGTAGACAATGGTCCTACTTTGGTAATGGCTCAAAATTTTCAGCCAATCAACCCCGTTCTGCCTGGGGCTTCCACCACAATTATTATTGAGGACTTCACCCTCGAAGAAGCCTCTATTCTAGGTGGCGGCGGCGGTGGTGCCATTAACCACACGATTATCGTTTGGCCAATGCGACCCGGACTTGGGCAGTCAGATGAGGATGAATTCTCCTTTAGTTTTGAGTTCCTCCCGGATTGGGTTGCTCGTACCCTTACGATCTCCAATCCTTCTATCCCTGGGACGATTAATCCTACCCAAAGTGTGGATGTCGCATTCACTGTCACTAATGCAGATCCCAATTTGATCCTGCATCACGACATCGAAATCTGGTATTCAATTGATGGCGGCCCCGGTCAACTGATGGGAACTCACGAGTTGGAAGAAGTGGTCCTGCCCGGTGGAGAAGTAGTAGTTGAACTTTCAGATGTAACGCTCAATGTCGGTGGCGGCGGTGGGGGAGGCCTGAACCACACCATCATCGTATGGCCGATGGCATTTGCTGTAGAGCAATTTGGAAATGTAATACATAATTTCACGGTTGAGAATCCAGGCAAGCGGAATGGCATTCTGCCCTCAACTTGGTTCAACCCGGTTTCCAATCAGTTGGCCCAAATTATTCAATCTGGTGGTTCCAATCCTTCCCTCGAAATCTCTCCAGCTTTGGAGCGAACGGCTTCTGTTCGAGTATTTGATTTGCAAGGGAAAGTATTGCTGAATACAAAAGCATCTGCCAATGATCGGATCGAACTTGACCAGTTGCCAACCGGATTGTACATCTATCAAGTATCCCTTGATGAGATCCAATCTCAGGCTATATTCTCTGTCAGAAAGTAA
- a CDS encoding Gfo/Idh/MocA family oxidoreductase, translating into MSIRIACIGAGYFARFHLDAWNRIPEVEVVAICDRDLEKAQALASEFGIPHISGSVEKLCRQVDFDVADIITPPETHLTLSTMLAQAGKHIICQKPLVPTLEDVRKLIRVIEQTGVRFMVHENFRFQPWYRIMKQLWRSGVVGNQIHRITQHMRMGDGWGQDAYLNRQPYFRTMPRMLVHETGVHFIDVFRYLGGEITSVYARLSTLNSAIAGEDSGLILFDLASGGEAVWDANRYNESAHPNPRYTFGTTTLEANGGTIRLALDGGIEVHPLGHAPYEFDYLHEDRGFAGDCVYFTQRHFVAQYLNKVPFEHEIWDYLHNLLVQEAVYQSHVERREVAVQDTLDWIKGIRTSQEPIR; encoded by the coding sequence ATGAGTATCCGCATCGCCTGCATTGGAGCAGGATATTTCGCACGTTTTCATTTGGACGCCTGGAATCGTATTCCGGAGGTCGAAGTAGTCGCAATATGTGATCGAGATCTTGAAAAAGCCCAGGCTTTGGCGAGTGAATTTGGCATCCCACACATTTCCGGATCAGTTGAGAAACTCTGCCGACAGGTAGATTTTGACGTGGCAGATATCATCACTCCTCCGGAAACTCACCTGACTCTGAGCACCATGCTAGCCCAGGCCGGCAAACACATCATTTGCCAGAAACCGCTTGTCCCCACCTTGGAGGATGTCCGCAAACTTATTCGGGTGATCGAACAAACTGGCGTGCGGTTCATGGTGCATGAGAACTTTCGCTTCCAACCTTGGTACCGGATCATGAAACAACTATGGCGATCAGGCGTGGTAGGGAACCAAATTCACCGGATCACCCAACACATGCGGATGGGTGACGGGTGGGGACAGGATGCCTATCTGAATCGTCAGCCCTATTTTCGGACCATGCCTCGGATGTTGGTCCATGAGACAGGCGTTCACTTCATCGATGTATTCCGGTATCTGGGAGGTGAGATCACCTCGGTGTACGCGAGGCTTTCGACCTTGAATTCTGCGATCGCTGGTGAAGATAGCGGCCTGATCCTGTTTGACTTGGCATCTGGTGGCGAGGCGGTCTGGGATGCCAATCGCTACAACGAATCTGCCCATCCGAATCCCCGGTATACGTTTGGGACGACCACGCTGGAAGCCAATGGTGGGACCATCCGCTTGGCCCTTGACGGAGGGATAGAAGTTCATCCGCTTGGCCATGCTCCCTATGAGTTTGATTATCTACATGAGGATCGCGGATTTGCTGGCGACTGCGTGTATTTCACCCAACGTCATTTTGTGGCTCAATATCTCAACAAAGTGCCTTTCGAGCACGAAATCTGGGACTATCTCCACAATCTGCTCGTCCAGGAAGCCGTCTACCAAAGCCATGTCGAGCGCCGTGAAGTCGCGGTTCAGGACACACTAGATTGGATCAAAGGAATCCGGACGTCCCAAGAACCCATCCGTTGA
- a CDS encoding MFS transporter: protein MKFRGRYLVVAGMFLLSLLLYIDRICISVAKDSIGGDLALDDKTMGWVLSAFALGYALFQVPSGWMSDRFGPRKVLAGIVTFWSGMTAMTGTAWNFASIGIMRFLFGAGEAGAFPGMSRAIYSWIPLRERGLVLGLNFSGSRLGAAFALPLVAYLLTSFGWRNTFMVLGAVGIGWAILWYLAFRDTPEEQVGLSDEERKEIIEGRQIPTSEGSEVLSLSTMLQSRNMWSAIGQYFCSNFTFFFALTWLFPHLKETYQLETLEAGWYATAPFVAGAIGNWIAGLWVDRTFAKGFWNRSRQLPAMVGFALAAAGLLGSLMMETPLGAVLMLSIAVMGADMTLPPSWALCVDIGQKNAGAVSGTMNMAGNIGSFLTALAFPYLTAWTGSVDFFFYTAAGLNVLAILLWWRVQAKAGLAH from the coding sequence ATGAAATTCCGAGGCCGTTATCTGGTCGTGGCTGGGATGTTTTTGCTCTCGCTACTACTCTACATCGATCGAATTTGTATTTCCGTCGCCAAGGACTCCATAGGAGGAGATCTTGCGCTTGACGATAAGACTATGGGCTGGGTCCTCTCAGCTTTTGCGTTGGGCTATGCCCTGTTTCAGGTTCCAAGTGGTTGGATGTCCGATCGTTTTGGACCGCGAAAGGTGCTTGCGGGCATCGTTACCTTTTGGTCGGGCATGACTGCCATGACCGGGACAGCATGGAACTTCGCCTCCATCGGTATCATGCGTTTCCTATTTGGTGCGGGCGAGGCAGGTGCCTTTCCGGGAATGTCCCGAGCCATCTATTCGTGGATTCCTCTGCGAGAACGAGGCTTGGTCCTCGGCCTGAATTTTTCAGGTTCACGGTTAGGTGCCGCCTTTGCCCTGCCTTTAGTAGCCTATTTGCTGACCAGCTTTGGCTGGCGCAATACGTTCATGGTCCTTGGCGCGGTTGGCATTGGCTGGGCGATATTGTGGTACTTGGCGTTTCGGGATACCCCCGAGGAGCAGGTCGGACTTTCAGATGAGGAACGCAAGGAGATCATCGAGGGACGACAGATTCCTACTTCGGAGGGAAGCGAAGTCCTCTCGCTCTCCACCATGCTTCAATCACGCAACATGTGGTCCGCCATTGGACAGTACTTTTGCTCGAATTTCACCTTTTTCTTCGCACTGACCTGGCTCTTTCCACATCTCAAGGAGACCTATCAGTTGGAAACCCTAGAGGCTGGCTGGTATGCCACCGCTCCATTTGTGGCAGGGGCCATCGGCAATTGGATCGCCGGTCTCTGGGTGGATCGTACCTTTGCCAAAGGGTTCTGGAATCGGTCTCGCCAACTTCCTGCCATGGTGGGTTTTGCGCTGGCAGCTGCGGGCTTGCTGGGCAGCTTGATGATGGAGACGCCCTTGGGAGCCGTTTTGATGCTCAGCATTGCGGTCATGGGCGCAGACATGACCCTACCTCCTTCGTGGGCACTTTGTGTGGACATTGGCCAGAAAAACGCCGGAGCGGTTTCCGGCACCATGAACATGGCCGGAAACATTGGTTCCTTTCTTACTGCACTCGCCTTTCCGTACCTGACTGCTTGGACAGGCTCGGTGGATTTCTTCTTCTACACGGCCGCCGGACTGAACGTACTGGCCATCTTGCTATGGTGGCGTGTACAGGCCAAGGCTGGACTCGCACATTGA